Genomic window (Bombus vancouverensis nearcticus chromosome 2, iyBomVanc1_principal, whole genome shotgun sequence):
TAATGGGAAAGTATTTGAAGATAGAGATGTACAATTCTCCCTCGGAGAAGGAGAAGATTGTGGTGTTATAGAGGGTGTAGAGAAGGCTTTGGAGAGCTTTAAAAGTGGAGAAAAATCAAAACTAAAAATTAAAAGCAAATATGCATATAAAAACGTCGGGAAGCCTGAATTTGACATTCCACCAAATGCAACTGTAGAATATACAGTAGAATTAAAAAGCTTTGAAAAAGTAATTATTTCActaagatatgtaaaataataaattaattgtattattttttaattcacaTATTCCATGCACGTTCCAGGCTGTAGAACCTTGGTCCTTAAATAGTCATCAACAAATAGAACAAGCTAAAGTGTACAAAGAAAAGGGaacaaattatttcaaaatgaataaatataactTAGCAATTAAGATGTATAAGAAAGTTACTTCATTTTTGAAATACGAAGATGGCTTTGAAGCAGATCTTAAAACGGAAAGGAATAATCTTATTTTATCGGCGCATTTAAATTTGGCTTTATCTTACTTAAAAATAGAGCAAAATGTTGAAGCAAAAGATGCATGTAATGAAGCTTTGAAATTAAGTCCACAAAATGAGAAAGCTTTATTCAGGAGAGGACAAGCATACCTCGCATTAGCATCGCCTGAAATTGCGATTAAAGACTTCCAAGAAGTTTTGAAGATAGAACCAAAAAATACAGCAGCTATAAAACAAATTGGAGTTTGCAATAGTCTTATCAAAAGGCAATTAGCAAAAGAGAAAAAACTGTATGCAAACATGTTTGACAAATTTGCCCAAGAAGATAAACAGGTTTGTGAAAAACAATAATCTTATATAATATAGTCTGgaagtatttaattttttgttttactCTTATATGTATAAACTTAACAATTGATAGCATGTGTTTCAttcatattataatacataataaaaaaatatgtagaatACAATAAAGTTGATTAAATTTATGTCTAGTCAAATACATATTCATAATAAGTTTCTACACCATAAATTTCTACGTCGTCGTGATACGTTTGACCATAAATTGTTAGTAATGTCAcagaaggaagaggaggagcTGCGAGATCAACCAGATGTGATGTGTGGGGCCTTGGGTGAATGGGGGCAGGAAGAACGACCTGGAGGTAGAGATGCAACTGCCTTTGAAAAGGAGAATCCTAATATACTTATGCTCAATGCTAATGGTACTGACGAATttcaaaatatgtaaaatattaattatttatctgcCCCATTCCTTACACTGCCCTGGCTTTAACTACCACCAGTATGAAATTCTGTTAACTATTGGTTTTTAATGTGTTCCAAGTA
Coding sequences:
- the Fkbp59 gene encoding FK506-binding protein 59kD isoform X2; amino-acid sequence: MAIDISPNKDGGVQKEIIKEGIGDETPSPGSNVIVHYTGTLMDGTKFDSSKDRNEPFQFELKKGSVIKAWDIGVATMKKGEVALLTCAPEYAYGKNGSPPKIPSNATLKFEIEMIDWKGEDLSPEKNGSIERYQIVQGKDYITPQEGALVNVHLTGIYNGKVFEDRDVQFSLGEGEDCGVIEGVEKALESFKSGEKSKLKIKSKYAYKNVGKPEFDIPPNATVEYTVELKSFEKAVEPWSLNSHQQIEQAKVYKEKGTNYFKMNKYNLAIKMYKKVTSFLKYEDGFEADLKTERNNLILSAHLNLALSYLKIEQNVEAKDACNEALKLSPQNEKALFRRGQAYLALASPEIAIKDFQEVLKIEPKNTAAIKQIGVCNSLIKRQLAKEKKLYANMFDKFAQEDKQ
- the Fkbp59 gene encoding FK506-binding protein 59kD isoform X1: MAIDISPNKDGGVQKEIIKEGIGDETPSPGSNVIVHYTGTLMDGTKFDSSKDRNEPFQFELKKGSVIKAWDIGVATMKKGEVALLTCAPEYAYGKNGSPPKIPSNATLKFEIEMIDWKGEDLSPEKNGSIERYQIVQGKDYITPQEGALVNVHLTGIYNGKVFEDRDVQFSLGEGEDCGVIEGVEKALESFKSGEKSKLKIKSKYAYKNVGKPEFDIPPNATVEYTVELKSFEKAVEPWSLNSHQQIEQAKVYKEKGTNYFKMNKYNLAIKMYKKVTSFLKYEDGFEADLKTERNNLILSAHLNLALSYLKIEQNVEAKDACNEALKLSPQNEKALFRRGQAYLALASPEIAIKDFQEVLKIEPKNTAAIKQIGVCNSLIKRQLAKEKKLYANMFDKFAQEDKQKEEEELRDQPDVMCGALGEWGQEERPGGRDATAFEKENPNILMLNANGTDEFQNM